The following are encoded together in the Deltaproteobacteria bacterium genome:
- a CDS encoding MBL fold metallo-hydrolase, with protein sequence MKNGWRISDSVDFISAWRGLRQLTGESGTWGFTISGLTYPGHSVLLRIHAKEVRFVTEAARITIVYDNTSLEPELIPDWGFSCLVEAHGKRILFDTGAKGEILLHNMGHLGIDPADLDGVFISHSHFDHTGGLPEVLSGRSIPVYLPASITVPTGKSNFVTIQEPVEIHPGIFSTGELARIEQSLVVRFKRGLVVITGCSHPGVGAILKQASRLGSVAALVGGLHGFKEFELLESLKWICPAHCSKYTEELRNHFPGKVIGAGAGKILWFPE encoded by the coding sequence ATGAAGAATGGATGGAGAATTTCCGACTCTGTTGATTTTATATCCGCTTGGAGAGGCCTTCGTCAACTAACAGGGGAAAGCGGAACGTGGGGATTCACGATATCGGGGTTGACGTACCCGGGCCATTCTGTGCTATTGAGAATTCACGCGAAGGAGGTACGCTTTGTGACTGAAGCTGCAAGGATCACTATCGTATATGACAACACCTCCCTGGAACCGGAACTGATCCCGGATTGGGGATTTTCCTGTCTGGTGGAGGCCCATGGGAAAAGGATACTCTTCGACACAGGCGCCAAGGGTGAAATCCTCCTCCACAACATGGGACACCTTGGCATCGACCCCGCAGACCTGGACGGGGTCTTTATCTCCCACTCCCATTTCGATCATACGGGCGGTCTGCCCGAAGTGCTCTCCGGTCGCTCCATCCCAGTCTACCTTCCTGCCTCCATAACCGTCCCGACCGGAAAGAGCAACTTTGTCACGATCCAGGAGCCGGTTGAAATCCATCCCGGAATCTTTTCAACGGGCGAGCTGGCCCGCATTGAACAGTCCCTGGTGGTTCGGTTCAAAAGGGGCCTGGTGGTGATCACAGGTTGTTCCCATCCGGGTGTCGGGGCCATTCTGAAGCAGGCATCACGGCTTGGATCGGTGGCGGCCCTGGTGGGGGGGCTTCACGGTTTCAAGGAGTTTGAACTGCTGGAATCCCTGAAATGGATCTGCCCGGCCCATTGTTCGAAGTACACCGAGGAACTCCGCAACCACTTTCCCGGAAAAGTTATCGGGGCCGGCGCGGGAAAAATCCTATGGTTCCCGGAATAG